DNA from Ignavibacteriales bacterium:
TATATGACAGGTATTTTAGTTGTTTTTTTGCTGGCTGGCCATTTTATAATGATTTTCTTTGGCATCTCTATTCCGGGCATTCGTATAGCAGGAGGAATGGTAATTGGATTTCTTGGATTCAGGATGTTGTTTCCCGGTGAACCAAAAATTTCAAAAGTTGAAAAACAAGAGGCGATTGAAAAAAGTAACATTTCATTTAGTCCACTTGCAATGCCGAGCTTAGCCGGACCTGGTGCAATTGCAACAGTTATTACAATATCATCATCGATTGATGGACGACACGGTTATGATAAAGCATTTGCATTCGGAGGTGTAATTCTTGCAATTTTTATTACTGCAATTATTGCATGGTTAGTTCTTAGAAGCGCCGGTTTTGTTAGCAGAATTCTTGGTGTAAACGGAATTGATAATCTTTCAAGAATAATGGGTTTTCTTCTGATCTGTATTGCTGTTCAATTTGCGATTCTAGGTGTGCAGGACTTGATATCAGATTCAGGTTTATGGCAGAAATTATAAAGACAAATTCATGGTTACTTCCATTCTATAGTTATGAACAATAAAATCTTTCTGACATATAGAATTAATTTAATTTAGATTTATTACTCTAAACAAAGACTTAATCCTTTTATCATCCCTTTGCTTCATTGTTATGATCACTTAATAGATGCATCTTGTCAGTGTAAAGGAGCATATTATGCGAAAAGGAAATAAGAAAAAAACCGAAATATTAGTTTCACTTAGTGCACTGCTATTTGGGGTTGCTGTTTTTTTTGGCATAGTTGAGGTTTTATCTGAAATGATGGTTCATTAATCTTTTTAAGATAGAGGTAAGTCATGATTTTCATTCAATTACTAATTGGTACGATTATCTTTTACACAGTTTACAGATTGCTGAGAAGCAAGATTAAATCTTTTAAGGAAAGAAAAGAACTGGATAGTTTGTTTCTAAAATCATAAATGGCTCGTTGATCATAATTTGATATACATACGAACAATGAATTCAAGATGAAAGAGAAAAAATGTTAAGTACGATTGCAAAGGTTACAATTAGAAGAGTATTATCTGGATATAAGAAATTATTAGTCACATTATTAATTTCGGCAATAAGTTTCCCGGTATCAGCTCAATTGTTATCGCCTTCAAAAATACTATTGACTTTTTCTGAGCCAATGTCCAGAGAAAATATTTTCGATCCGGCTAATTACGCAGTAACCGCTAACAATAACATTTCCGTAGAAGTAATTAAAGTTGGAATAGTGGAAGGTGATTCTGCTGTCGTTTTATTTTTTGACAAAAAAGATGAATGGATAAGTTTTCATATAATCGTACATAATCTTAAAGATAGAGCAGGCAATTTGATAAATACTGATAAAAATGAAGCTGAGGTTAATAATAATTTAATGAAAATTGTTCCAGTTACTTACTTAGATAATAAATGACAAATTGCATACTAAATCAAAATAAAGGAATTAGATAATCTATGTCTGTAATCGTCTGTATCAGTTTGCTGTCTTTATGGTTACTAGGATTTTCCACACCCTTTACAATTATAGATTTATAGAAGTTCTTTTGCTAGTTGCATTTTAA
Protein-coding regions in this window:
- a CDS encoding MarC family NAAT transporter translates to MNNITGFLSSVLVTLITLLPIVNPLSTAILLLGISEHLSKKELNRQIILACIYMTGILVVFLLAGHFIMIFFGISIPGIRIAGGMVIGFLGFRMLFPGEPKISKVEKQEAIEKSNISFSPLAMPSLAGPGAIATVITISSSIDGRHGYDKAFAFGGVILAIFITAIIAWLVLRSAGFVSRILGVNGIDNLSRIMGFLLICIAVQFAILGVQDLISDSGLWQKL